A single bacterium DNA region contains:
- the rlmD gene encoding 23S rRNA (uracil(1939)-C(5))-methyltransferase RlmD: MEMNITSSCPNKEICGSCRWSHIPYQKQLDQKLSDINSSFRSHALTLSCEEIVPAPQIAHYRNRMDFAIDYQGRVGLREKGKWWRVLDNHCCFISDIHIESAFHTVRQWTQKANLSFFDRKAHTGLLRYAVIRCTKNGETLITIITSAPTEESEEQRVKDALAELAAMVPTQHVVWSIADTVSDVSRGDRIIPIQNTPYLTEQILDYQYQIHPFTFFQTNSLGAEKLLGTVLEFSSSISGKRFVDLYCGSGFFTIPISAHYENTLGIEIEEEAIERARSNAALNNISIDFLAAKTEDSSWAEEPIDLLLVDPPRAGLHDRALEQLKKAHPPTLIYVSCNYKALARELQILHGHYEVENIRAIDMFPHTPHVEVVTLLRAKKA; encoded by the coding sequence GTGGAGATGAACATAACTTCTTCGTGTCCAAATAAAGAGATTTGCGGTTCATGTCGCTGGTCTCATATTCCCTATCAGAAGCAGCTGGATCAGAAATTATCTGATATAAACAGCTCCTTCCGATCTCATGCCCTGACCCTCTCATGTGAAGAGATTGTGCCAGCTCCGCAAATTGCTCACTATCGCAATCGAATGGACTTCGCTATCGATTACCAAGGACGGGTTGGTCTTCGAGAGAAGGGAAAATGGTGGCGAGTCCTCGATAACCATTGTTGCTTCATCAGTGATATACATATTGAATCTGCCTTTCATACGGTAAGGCAATGGACACAAAAAGCGAATCTCTCATTTTTTGATCGGAAAGCGCATACAGGACTTCTACGTTATGCTGTTATTCGATGCACAAAGAACGGAGAGACACTTATAACTATTATTACCAGTGCACCAACTGAAGAGAGTGAAGAACAGAGAGTAAAAGATGCGCTTGCAGAACTTGCTGCGATGGTTCCTACCCAACATGTGGTCTGGAGCATTGCTGATACGGTAAGCGATGTTTCACGTGGTGACCGCATTATTCCTATTCAGAATACGCCATACCTAACTGAACAAATTTTAGATTATCAATATCAGATACATCCTTTCACTTTTTTTCAGACCAACTCGCTTGGAGCAGAAAAACTCCTTGGAACCGTTCTAGAGTTCTCTTCTTCAATTTCGGGTAAACGGTTTGTAGATCTCTACTGTGGCTCTGGATTTTTTACGATCCCAATTTCAGCACACTATGAAAATACTCTTGGAATTGAGATCGAGGAAGAGGCTATAGAACGGGCCAGATCGAATGCTGCACTGAATAATATATCAATCGATTTTCTTGCCGCTAAAACAGAAGACTCATCCTGGGCTGAAGAACCCATTGATTTGCTTCTTGTAGACCCTCCTCGCGCGGGGCTCCATGATCGTGCATTGGAACAACTGAAGAAAGCTCATCCACCAACGCTTATCTATGTATCATGTAACTACAAAGCACTTGCACGTGAATTGCAGATTCTTCATGGTCATTATGAGGTTGAAAATATAAGAGCCA